From a single Lentisphaera profundi genomic region:
- the fabZ gene encoding 3-hydroxyacyl-ACP dehydratase FabZ has translation MSKIISYPELFELIPQRFPALLVDRIEVCDEAGKYLALKNVTVNEHYFVGHFPDNPIMPGVLQLAAVAQAAGAAFKLEGGTGTPWVRKIKKMRFKNPVLPGDQLIIDLTITDVTEKSAEINAIARNAHGKVCSIVTLTLGTLECTPFVPTELCPVPLPEFAEYKEKVMDTNAISASIPHRFPFQFIDNVIYMEDMHIVGEKLVSINEPYSQNYIPPSPVLPVSVLTETCAQLGCVYMLAQPENKNKIGLFVSIEDAEFFRPAVPGDLLTIDFRLAFLKSRLGRGVCKVYCGSEIICELTMAFALVDKEA, from the coding sequence ATGTCAAAAATCATTTCTTATCCAGAACTCTTCGAACTCATTCCTCAACGTTTCCCTGCTCTCCTTGTTGATCGTATCGAAGTCTGCGACGAAGCCGGTAAATACTTAGCTTTAAAAAATGTTACCGTTAATGAGCATTATTTTGTCGGCCACTTTCCTGACAACCCTATTATGCCTGGTGTCCTACAATTGGCAGCCGTAGCACAAGCTGCTGGTGCAGCTTTTAAGCTTGAAGGTGGCACTGGCACTCCATGGGTAAGAAAAATCAAAAAGATGCGCTTCAAAAACCCCGTCCTTCCCGGTGATCAACTCATCATTGACTTGACCATTACTGATGTAACTGAAAAATCCGCTGAGATCAACGCCATTGCTAGAAATGCTCATGGTAAAGTCTGCAGTATCGTTACTCTCACTTTAGGCACACTCGAATGTACACCTTTTGTACCAACAGAACTATGCCCTGTACCTCTTCCTGAATTTGCTGAATACAAAGAAAAAGTCATGGATACAAATGCGATCTCCGCAAGTATTCCACACCGTTTCCCCTTTCAGTTTATCGACAATGTTATTTACATGGAAGATATGCACATCGTCGGTGAAAAGTTAGTCAGTATCAATGAACCTTACTCGCAAAACTATATTCCTCCTTCGCCAGTTCTTCCCGTTTCAGTTCTTACCGAAACTTGTGCTCAACTTGGCTGTGTTTACATGCTCGCTCAGCCTGAAAACAAAAATAAAATCGGCCTATTTGTTTCTATTGAAGATGCAGAATTTTTCCGCCCTGCAGTTCCAGGTGATCTATTGACCATTGACTTCAGACTCGCTTTCCTCAAATCTCGTCTTGGGCGTGGTGTTTGTAAAGTTTACTGTGGCTCGGAAATCATATGTGAACTCACCATGGCTTTTGCTCTTGTAGACAAGGAAGCATAG
- the lpxA gene encoding acyl-ACP--UDP-N-acetylglucosamine O-acyltransferase, with protein MASDIHPQAFVHPDAKIGDNCKIGPFCTISENAVIGDNCYLQSHVVIDGNTKIGDNCKIYAFASIGSQSQDLKFKEGNVTYTEVGDNTIIREYVTIHSGTDDGTITKVGSNCALLALSHVGHNTIVGDHVVLSHNATLAGHVIVDDHVVISGLSAIHQFCKVGKNSFVAGMARVVQDVLPYTICEGSPGGCRIINKIGMERSGYDKEDVRAALEAYKIIFKRKLTLDQAVEQLNEMKSDKSVIKNIVEFCKNSERGLARPQ; from the coding sequence ATGGCCTCCGATATTCACCCACAAGCTTTTGTTCACCCTGATGCAAAAATTGGTGACAACTGCAAAATCGGCCCTTTTTGTACCATCAGTGAAAATGCTGTGATTGGTGATAACTGCTATTTACAGTCCCACGTTGTCATTGATGGCAACACAAAAATTGGCGATAACTGCAAAATCTATGCCTTTGCCTCCATTGGTTCACAATCTCAAGATTTAAAATTCAAAGAAGGCAATGTCACTTACACCGAAGTTGGCGACAATACTATTATTCGCGAGTATGTGACTATCCATTCTGGTACAGATGATGGCACCATCACAAAAGTGGGCTCTAACTGTGCTTTACTCGCACTCTCTCACGTCGGCCACAACACCATTGTTGGTGATCATGTTGTCCTCAGTCATAATGCCACCTTAGCCGGTCACGTTATAGTCGATGACCACGTAGTTATCTCTGGCTTATCAGCGATTCATCAATTCTGTAAAGTGGGTAAAAATTCTTTTGTGGCAGGTATGGCACGAGTCGTTCAAGATGTACTACCTTACACTATCTGCGAAGGCTCCCCGGGAGGATGTAGAATTATCAATAAAATTGGTATGGAAAGATCTGGCTACGACAAAGAGGATGTACGCGCCGCACTGGAAGCCTATAAAATTATTTTCAAGCGGAAACTGACCTTAGATCAAGCCGTCGAACAGCTAAACGAGATGAAGTCTGATAAATCCGTCATTAAAAACATCGTCGAATTCTGTAAAAATTCTGAACGCGGCTTAGCTCGTCCACAATAA
- a CDS encoding CYTH domain-containing protein gives MALEIEKKFLVKGKPWLNAPSQDLRQGYISKEAKATVRVRIAQNQAWLTIKGKTPDNSFSRLECEYNIPLDDAETMLTQLACSDIISKTRYTIQHAGFEWTIDVFEGVNDGLILAEIELPSEDTLFERPDWAYQEVTFDHRFSNSSLSNFPWKQFSDEFKS, from the coding sequence ATGGCGCTAGAAATTGAAAAGAAATTTCTTGTAAAAGGTAAGCCTTGGCTCAATGCCCCAAGCCAAGACTTGCGCCAAGGCTACATTAGTAAAGAGGCTAAAGCCACTGTTCGTGTGCGCATTGCGCAAAATCAGGCATGGCTGACTATCAAAGGCAAGACCCCAGACAATAGTTTTTCCCGATTAGAATGTGAATATAATATCCCTCTAGATGACGCAGAAACCATGCTCACACAACTCGCTTGTTCAGATATTATTTCAAAGACTAGGTATACAATCCAACATGCAGGGTTTGAGTGGACGATTGATGTCTTTGAAGGTGTCAATGACGGTTTAATTTTAGCCGAAATTGAGCTCCCATCAGAGGATACTTTATTCGAACGCCCTGACTGGGCCTACCAAGAAGTCACTTTTGACCATCGCTTTTCCAACTCATCACTTTCGAATTTTCCTTGGAAACAATTTTCTGACGAGTTCAAATCGTGA
- the rluF gene encoding 23S rRNA pseudouridine(2604) synthase RluF, giving the protein MRLNKFISDSGFCSRREADKLIEEGRVLVNGRRCVTGQQINDDDFVEADGQKIKVKRQKERVYLAFNKPEGITCTTENSVRGNIVDFIQYPEKIFPIGRLDKFSNGLIFMTNDGDIVNKILRAGNDHEKEYLVLVDRPIKDDFIRNMSNGVPILGTVTNKCKVNKEANCVFRITLTQGLNRQIRRMCEYLGYKVMGLQRTRIMNVPLGKLKIGTWRHLSPAEMEEINKMISGSSNTQEASRDQNKGRGAAPSSSRGKEYRPSKASHGSTPSAKKYSSSKKRPSATKSGRGSSSSASKKKGSAPKRGRR; this is encoded by the coding sequence ATGAGACTCAATAAGTTTATCAGTGATTCAGGCTTTTGTTCTCGTCGAGAAGCGGACAAATTGATCGAAGAGGGCAGGGTCCTCGTTAATGGACGTAGATGCGTCACAGGCCAGCAAATTAATGACGATGATTTTGTCGAAGCTGATGGCCAAAAAATCAAAGTAAAACGGCAAAAGGAAAGAGTTTATCTCGCCTTTAATAAGCCCGAAGGAATTACTTGTACTACTGAGAATTCAGTACGGGGCAATATTGTTGATTTTATTCAATATCCAGAAAAGATTTTTCCGATTGGGCGCTTAGATAAATTTTCTAATGGTCTCATTTTCATGACGAATGATGGCGACATAGTTAATAAAATTCTTCGTGCAGGTAATGACCACGAAAAAGAATACTTAGTTTTAGTAGATCGCCCTATAAAAGATGACTTCATTAGAAATATGTCCAATGGCGTCCCCATTTTGGGAACGGTAACGAATAAGTGTAAGGTAAATAAAGAAGCAAACTGTGTTTTTCGAATTACTTTAACTCAAGGGCTGAATCGACAAATTCGTCGCATGTGTGAATACCTAGGATATAAAGTCATGGGTCTGCAGCGAACTCGAATTATGAATGTGCCTTTGGGGAAATTAAAGATTGGAACATGGCGCCACTTAAGTCCGGCAGAAATGGAAGAGATCAATAAAATGATTTCGGGTTCAAGCAATACTCAAGAGGCTTCTCGAGATCAAAATAAGGGAAGAGGTGCAGCGCCTTCTTCATCTCGCGGCAAAGAGTATAGGCCATCAAAAGCAAGTCATGGGAGTACGCCTTCCGCGAAAAAATATTCATCGTCAAAAAAACGTCCATCGGCTACAAAGTCGGGACGCGGAAGTTCTTCATCAGCAAGTAAAAAAAAGGGATCTGCACCTAAACGGGGCCGTCGCTAA
- a CDS encoding sugar O-acetyltransferase: MTEKEKMLAGKLFDPADKELCRGRERARRLCRQFNLSTETEKKLRLKILQDLFQTQNTSLWIEPDFRCDYGDNIKLGKNVFMNFSCIILDTATVTLGDNVLLGPGVHIYTPLHPMDPDVRSTMIESSKPVTISDNVWIGGGAIICPGVTIGAGSVIGAGSVVTKNIPDNVLAVGNPCRVIRSVKETDKKP, translated from the coding sequence ATGACCGAGAAAGAAAAAATGCTTGCAGGCAAACTCTTCGACCCTGCAGATAAAGAACTTTGCCGAGGCAGAGAACGTGCACGACGACTTTGTAGGCAATTTAATCTGTCTACTGAAACAGAAAAAAAACTTCGCCTCAAAATCCTCCAAGATTTATTTCAAACACAAAATACGAGTCTTTGGATAGAACCCGACTTCCGCTGTGATTATGGAGATAATATAAAATTGGGGAAAAACGTCTTTATGAATTTTAGTTGTATCATATTGGATACCGCTACCGTCACATTAGGCGACAATGTACTATTAGGCCCCGGTGTTCATATTTACACTCCCCTTCACCCAATGGATCCTGATGTACGTAGCACTATGATTGAAAGCTCCAAGCCCGTCACTATTAGTGATAATGTCTGGATCGGTGGTGGTGCTATTATTTGCCCCGGAGTAACGATAGGAGCAGGCAGTGTAATTGGGGCGGGCAGTGTCGTCACAAAAAACATTCCTGACAATGTATTAGCAGTCGGTAATCCCTGCCGAGTTATACGTTCTGTAAAAGAAACAGATAAAAAACCATAA
- a CDS encoding NADPH-dependent FMN reductase, giving the protein MKVVTILGSASSHSNTKKALTVVENKFADLGAEVTQLNPLDLKLNNPATTETEDTKRITQLVRDADVVIMATPEYHGSYSSVIKLIIDNLGYPSALCGKAVGMVGVAASPFGALKALEHLNSITTHLGCHTYPKMVNVASCYKVFDQTGALNDESLRERLEALAEGMLDYASKF; this is encoded by the coding sequence ATGAAAGTCGTTACCATACTCGGTTCTGCTAGCTCACATAGCAATACAAAAAAAGCCCTTACTGTTGTAGAAAATAAATTCGCTGATCTAGGTGCAGAAGTCACTCAACTTAATCCTCTCGATCTCAAACTCAACAATCCTGCAACTACCGAGACCGAAGACACCAAACGCATTACTCAACTTGTGAGAGATGCTGATGTTGTTATCATGGCCACGCCCGAGTATCACGGAAGCTATAGCTCCGTTATTAAACTTATCATCGATAATCTTGGTTACCCTTCAGCACTCTGTGGCAAAGCTGTCGGCATGGTCGGCGTAGCAGCCAGCCCTTTTGGCGCCCTTAAAGCACTTGAGCACCTCAATAGCATCACAACTCACCTCGGTTGCCATACTTATCCAAAAATGGTTAATGTTGCAAGCTGCTATAAAGTTTTTGATCAAACAGGAGCGCTTAATGACGAAAGCTTAAGAGAGCGTCTCGAAGCTCTAGCAGAAGGCATGTTAGATTACGCCAGCAAATTCTAA
- a CDS encoding serine/threonine protein kinase, protein MTRTRSSLMSIHNMEIRNRSLIIAILILLIATGYFTEQRLKHEIETSVRDSLEKNLRSNAEAMKLLLTGYKERVHGISKLPLLKRTTLTMASKHDSNDKTLLIKNTKILESILEGFFSKNGFLDYYLISPDGHMIATLNKELLGHQVNTKDAIESLMDRDGNFVCLPKKAIQPNTGEEFVLMYIGSSLKDNKGETYAYLAFSINPSHGFSSIMEVTSQTGESSETYAINNDGWMISHSRFDAELRELEILDEKAKSSVLEVKLINEEGQALTVFKDAFSNPATAYPQVQVNSDGYRDYRDSEVVGSWTYLPQYNFAITSEIDKEEAFRSLFIIRIIFGIIFGLASLLAIGLIAYALYSIKLKKKVRSAALDAASELGQFKIIEKIGEGAMGVVYKAKHQLMQRETAIKVLKNEVCRDVDLIQFEKEVRITCRLTHPNTICIYDYGKTREGLFYYAMEYLEGSDIQEIISKTGPIAPERVVHFVKQICASLNEAHQMGLIHRDIKAQNIVVCNRGGIFDSIKVLDFGLVHDANDDNGHKVSGTPRYMAPEASSSRNELHESVDTYAIGILICVMLTGQYPFACEENVEDILKAHRENVPLTPSELVKFEIPKELDPIVLWCLEKDPKNRPASVAALASKLDELDLSPWTQDKAQKWWAFNGEYFLSNDGSQRSSSSSFDQTIQFDRFDKTIQTDSLSSPGN, encoded by the coding sequence TTGACAAGAACTCGTTCATCACTGATGTCCATCCACAATATGGAAATACGCAATCGTAGTCTGATTATTGCTATTCTCATCTTATTGATTGCTACTGGCTACTTTACTGAACAACGTCTAAAGCACGAAATTGAAACTTCTGTTCGTGATTCTTTAGAAAAAAACTTACGTAGCAATGCGGAAGCAATGAAGCTCCTTCTTACTGGTTACAAGGAACGTGTCCATGGCATAAGCAAACTTCCTCTATTAAAGAGAACGACGCTAACGATGGCTTCAAAGCATGACTCGAATGACAAAACTTTATTAATTAAAAACACAAAAATCCTCGAAAGTATTCTTGAGGGATTTTTTAGTAAGAATGGTTTTCTTGATTACTATTTAATCAGTCCCGATGGTCACATGATTGCCACACTGAACAAAGAGCTCTTAGGTCACCAAGTCAATACCAAAGATGCAATTGAGTCTTTAATGGACAGAGATGGTAACTTTGTCTGCCTACCTAAAAAAGCGATTCAACCCAATACTGGTGAAGAGTTTGTTTTAATGTATATCGGCTCATCTCTCAAGGATAATAAAGGCGAGACTTATGCCTATCTTGCTTTTAGTATTAATCCTAGCCATGGCTTCAGTAGCATTATGGAAGTCACATCTCAAACTGGTGAATCTAGCGAAACCTATGCTATCAATAATGATGGATGGATGATTTCTCATAGTCGCTTTGATGCGGAATTAAGAGAACTTGAGATTTTGGATGAAAAAGCTAAATCCTCTGTATTAGAGGTCAAACTTATCAATGAAGAAGGTCAAGCTTTGACCGTTTTTAAGGATGCCTTTTCCAACCCTGCCACTGCCTATCCCCAAGTCCAGGTGAATTCTGATGGATATCGCGATTATCGCGATTCAGAAGTTGTGGGTTCTTGGACTTACCTTCCCCAATATAACTTTGCTATCACTAGTGAAATAGATAAAGAAGAAGCCTTTCGTTCACTCTTTATTATTCGTATTATTTTCGGTATCATTTTTGGCTTAGCCAGTCTGCTAGCTATTGGCCTTATTGCCTATGCTCTTTACAGTATCAAGCTCAAGAAAAAAGTTCGTAGTGCTGCTTTAGATGCTGCTAGTGAGTTGGGACAATTTAAAATCATCGAAAAGATCGGTGAGGGTGCCATGGGTGTGGTCTATAAAGCGAAGCATCAACTCATGCAGAGAGAGACTGCCATTAAAGTTCTCAAAAATGAAGTTTGCCGTGATGTTGACCTCATCCAATTCGAAAAAGAAGTCCGCATCACTTGTCGTTTAACACATCCAAATACTATCTGTATTTATGATTATGGTAAAACTCGTGAAGGTCTATTTTATTATGCCATGGAATATTTAGAAGGTTCGGACATCCAAGAAATCATAAGCAAAACAGGTCCTATTGCACCTGAACGTGTAGTACATTTTGTTAAACAAATATGTGCCTCTCTAAATGAAGCCCATCAAATGGGCTTAATTCACCGAGATATAAAAGCCCAGAACATCGTTGTTTGTAATCGCGGTGGAATCTTTGATAGCATTAAAGTTCTTGATTTTGGCCTTGTTCATGATGCCAATGATGACAATGGCCATAAAGTATCTGGTACACCGCGCTACATGGCTCCAGAAGCAAGTAGTTCACGCAATGAATTACACGAGAGCGTCGACACCTATGCCATCGGGATTTTAATATGTGTAATGCTTACGGGGCAATACCCTTTTGCTTGCGAAGAAAATGTCGAGGATATCCTCAAAGCTCATCGAGAAAATGTACCTCTTACACCTTCTGAATTAGTGAAATTTGAAATCCCTAAAGAGCTCGATCCCATCGTCTTGTGGTGCCTAGAAAAAGACCCGAAAAATCGTCCCGCTAGTGTCGCAGCATTAGCCTCTAAATTAGATGAGCTAGACTTAAGTCCTTGGACACAAGATAAAGCTCAGAAGTGGTGGGCCTTCAATGGTGAATATTTCCTTTCAAATGATGGCTCGCAACGAAGTTCATCGAGCTCATTCGATCAAACTATTCAATTTGATCGCTTTGACAAAACTATTCAAACTGATTCCTTGTCAAGTCCTGGAAATTAG
- a CDS encoding integrase core domain-containing protein, whose amino-acid sequence MTEENHCYENSKAERVNGILKYEYHLRNTFKNLKDAKKAIKQAIYLYNNCRPHMALGYAFPSIVHEQQCA is encoded by the coding sequence ATAACTGAAGAAAATCATTGCTATGAAAATTCAAAGGCAGAAAGAGTAAATGGTATTCTCAAATATGAATATCATCTTCGCAATACATTTAAGAATTTAAAAGATGCTAAAAAAGCTATTAAGCAGGCTATTTATCTGTACAATAATTGTCGGCCACACATGGCCTTAGGCTATGCCTTTCCGAGTATTGTTCATGAACAGCAATGTGCTTAG
- a CDS encoding transposase, protein MKDTIRYSESFKQKVVSELSKGKFPSPHEASKAYGIAGSSTVRDWVKKYGRTDLLPRVIRVESENDRNEVEDLKRKIKELEKTVTELAVSEVMHKAYFDIVCDQNGITDPVAMKKKVAAKLSRESE, encoded by the coding sequence ATGAAAGACACAATCAGATATAGTGAGTCATTTAAACAAAAAGTAGTTTCTGAGCTATCAAAAGGGAAATTTCCGAGCCCCCATGAGGCAAGTAAGGCTTATGGTATAGCGGGATCAAGCACCGTGAGGGATTGGGTTAAGAAGTATGGACGAACTGATCTATTACCAAGGGTGATTAGAGTGGAAAGTGAAAACGATAGAAATGAAGTCGAAGACTTAAAACGCAAGATCAAAGAACTTGAAAAAACAGTGACCGAATTGGCTGTAAGCGAAGTAATGCATAAAGCTTATTTTGATATCGTTTGTGATCAAAATGGAATAACAGATCCAGTAGCGATGAAAAAAAAAGTCGCTGCGAAGCTATCCAGAGAGTCAGAGTGA
- the trpB gene encoding tryptophan synthase subunit beta — MNLFDYKDGREGYFGEYGGCFIPEILHSTVTELKDCFNEAKNDPKFWQEFVELMHNYSGRPTPVTYLKNLSEHLGGAQIYVKREDLNHTGSHKINNVMGQGLLCKRLGKKRIIAETGAGQHGFATATMAARMGFDCKIYMGAVDVARQRPNVFWMENLGAEVIAVTDGQKTLKDAINECMRDWVSNMEDTHYALGTACGPHPFPEIVSYFQSIVGQEAREQLLSQGAKLPDKIFACVGGGSNAMGIFQGFLNDENVELIGVEAGGHGPGIGKHAARIAYTDATTGIAQGYKTKYLQNSDGNMLDTHSVSAGLDYIGISPILAHLSDIGRVRFEAATDVEVTETLKLLMTIEGLIPALESTHAFVTAIKEAKQMDKDQVVLVNQSGRGDKDIFTVAEALNDTKWKDFIKERAALYE; from the coding sequence ATGAATCTCTTTGATTACAAAGACGGCCGCGAAGGTTACTTCGGCGAATATGGCGGCTGTTTCATCCCCGAAATTCTACACTCCACGGTGACAGAACTTAAAGACTGTTTTAACGAAGCCAAAAATGATCCGAAATTTTGGCAGGAATTTGTTGAGCTCATGCACAACTACTCCGGACGCCCAACTCCGGTCACTTATCTCAAAAACCTTTCGGAACACCTCGGTGGAGCGCAGATTTACGTTAAGCGCGAAGATCTTAATCATACGGGCTCACACAAAATTAATAACGTCATGGGCCAAGGCTTACTCTGTAAACGCTTAGGGAAGAAACGCATTATCGCCGAAACTGGCGCAGGTCAACATGGTTTCGCAACTGCTACCATGGCAGCTCGTATGGGCTTTGACTGCAAAATTTATATGGGAGCGGTAGATGTCGCTCGCCAGCGTCCTAATGTCTTCTGGATGGAAAATCTAGGCGCAGAAGTAATTGCTGTTACAGATGGTCAAAAGACCCTCAAAGATGCCATCAATGAATGTATGCGTGACTGGGTTTCCAATATGGAAGATACTCACTACGCTCTCGGTACTGCCTGTGGACCCCACCCTTTCCCTGAGATTGTTTCTTATTTCCAAAGTATTGTTGGCCAAGAAGCTCGTGAGCAATTACTCAGTCAAGGAGCTAAACTCCCGGATAAAATTTTCGCCTGTGTTGGCGGTGGATCAAATGCCATGGGCATCTTCCAAGGCTTCCTAAATGATGAAAATGTAGAACTCATTGGCGTCGAAGCTGGTGGTCATGGACCTGGCATAGGTAAGCATGCCGCTCGTATTGCCTACACAGATGCTACCACAGGAATTGCTCAAGGTTACAAAACTAAATACCTTCAAAATTCTGATGGCAACATGCTAGATACTCACTCGGTTTCCGCCGGTTTAGATTATATAGGTATTTCTCCTATCTTGGCTCACCTCTCAGACATCGGTCGTGTACGCTTTGAAGCTGCTACTGATGTTGAAGTGACAGAAACACTAAAATTACTCATGACCATTGAAGGCCTCATTCCTGCTCTAGAAAGTACACATGCTTTCGTGACCGCAATAAAAGAAGCTAAACAAATGGATAAAGATCAAGTTGTCTTAGTGAACCAATCTGGTCGTGGCGACAAAGATATTTTCACTGTGGCTGAAGCATTAAACGATACTAAATGGAAAGATTTCATTAAAGAAAGGGCTGCACTCTATGAGTAA
- the trpA gene encoding tryptophan synthase subunit alpha, translating to MSNQLETFCRETSQKKELMLMTHIVCGYPSFEANWRMLELMDEHGADIVELQFPFSEPSADGPLFVKANQAAVKAGVTVKDCLEFMKKASSRFSFKILMMGYVNTAWKMGYEKFTDALVEAGACGFILPDLPVEECAEIHAIAETKGLAPIMLMTPTTPTERLHKIAASATGLIYVVARKGVTGTKTQMSTDLDVFLGRCREATDLPLAVGFGVSSKEDTDYLTGKADMAIVGTASLRAWENGGEQELGTFLKNLK from the coding sequence ATGAGTAATCAACTCGAAACATTCTGTCGCGAAACCTCTCAAAAAAAAGAGCTTATGCTAATGACACACATTGTCTGTGGCTACCCTTCTTTTGAGGCTAATTGGCGTATGCTCGAACTTATGGATGAACATGGTGCAGATATTGTAGAACTTCAATTCCCCTTCTCGGAACCTTCTGCGGATGGACCTCTTTTTGTCAAAGCTAATCAAGCTGCTGTAAAAGCTGGTGTTACTGTCAAAGACTGTTTAGAATTCATGAAAAAAGCGAGTTCGCGCTTTAGTTTTAAAATTCTCATGATGGGCTATGTAAATACTGCTTGGAAAATGGGATACGAAAAATTCACTGATGCTTTAGTTGAAGCAGGTGCCTGCGGCTTCATCCTCCCCGACCTTCCCGTTGAAGAATGTGCGGAAATCCACGCTATTGCCGAAACAAAAGGTCTAGCCCCCATCATGCTCATGACTCCCACCACACCAACTGAGCGACTACATAAAATTGCGGCTTCCGCAACAGGCCTCATCTATGTAGTAGCCCGTAAAGGTGTCACGGGAACAAAAACTCAAATGTCTACAGATTTAGATGTATTCCTAGGCCGTTGTCGTGAAGCTACAGACCTGCCTCTCGCTGTAGGCTTTGGCGTTTCATCGAAAGAAGATACCGACTACCTTACTGGCAAAGCTGACATGGCCATTGTT